The Devosia sp. A16 genome includes a window with the following:
- a CDS encoding efflux RND transporter permease subunit — translation MSIQTQNERGGAIAGLFVRRPVLAVVVSCLIIVAGLAAFFGVEIRELPSVERPTLSISTSFPGAAAETVDREITSAIEGVVARIQGVASISSDSSYGRSRVSMTFNDGTNLDNATSDIRDALGRITNRLPDGAETPTIIKADSNAQAIIQLAVTSDTLSKDELTELVENTISERLAAVSGVADVQINGTQNRSFEIDVDQVKLASLGLTVGDIRNALSTIAFDSPAGSLNGTNQNIAIRAIAEVNTPEAFENIVIKGTTRLGDVASVVFAPAAANSGLRSDGKSGIGLGIVRQAQSNTMQISDGVKAAVAELKTTLPPGVDIKISSDESVFIAGAVHEVERSLLIAVVGVIVIIFLFLLDWRATIIPAVTMPVALIGTVAGIYAFGFSLNILTLLALVIATGLVVDDAIVVLENITRRRGMGLGPRAAAVLGTQEVFFAVIATTLTLAAVFIPISFLPGQTGLLFREFGFTLAISVGLSAVVALSLAPMMASRMLKPHVERPPNLLERFGGVLAGLYRRTLRLALDNPLVVIVIAVLFAGAAWAVFGTLKQELTPPEDRAQVAINVSAPATVSLDFTRTQMQKIEDMLQPYKQSGEATSIFSISGFGSNTNSGFIIMTLADWEHRTRTQQQIAAEITQQLVRVPGVRATIRQGNSLGVRGGGSGLQFALLGDNYATLSDAANKVKAELEKDEKWGRVSVNYETTQPQMTLTIDREKAAQLGIDINGLGTTMQAMIDGSDVGTVFINDQSYSVRMTSTSSPVNDPGDLESIFVKTSDGRYVPMSTIASLTEAPIAPSLGREQQRRAVTVTAALTDGFALGDAYTQAVAIAQPLLPEGATIVPMAEAKTLGESNNGLLITFGFALIVILLVLAAQFESIWSAIIVMATVPFGLACAVFAMLLTGVTLNVYSQIGLVLVVGIMAKNGILIVEFANQLRDRGQSVREAVENSANIRLRPVVMTMIATVLGGVPLIVAGGAGSEARAALGWIMVGGLSLAAVATLYLTPVAYLLLARFSKPKAFEEERLRRELEAADAAETDAYPAPAE, via the coding sequence ATGAGCATCCAGACCCAGAACGAGCGCGGCGGCGCCATTGCCGGGCTGTTCGTGCGGCGCCCGGTGCTGGCCGTCGTCGTCAGTTGCCTGATCATCGTCGCCGGCCTCGCCGCCTTCTTCGGCGTCGAGATCCGCGAATTGCCCAGCGTCGAACGGCCGACGCTTTCCATTTCCACCAGCTTCCCGGGCGCCGCGGCCGAGACGGTCGATCGTGAAATCACCTCGGCCATCGAGGGCGTGGTGGCGCGTATCCAGGGCGTTGCATCGATCTCGTCGGATTCGTCCTATGGCCGCAGCCGCGTATCGATGACCTTCAACGACGGCACTAACCTCGACAACGCCACCTCCGATATCCGCGATGCGCTCGGCCGCATCACCAACCGGCTGCCGGATGGCGCCGAGACGCCGACCATCATCAAGGCGGACTCGAACGCCCAGGCTATCATACAGCTGGCGGTGACCTCCGATACGTTAAGCAAGGACGAACTGACCGAGCTGGTCGAGAACACCATCTCCGAACGGCTCGCGGCGGTGAGCGGGGTCGCCGACGTGCAGATCAACGGCACGCAGAACCGCAGCTTCGAGATCGACGTCGATCAGGTGAAGCTGGCGAGCCTGGGGCTGACGGTGGGCGACATTCGCAACGCGCTCTCGACCATCGCATTCGACAGCCCCGCCGGGTCGCTGAACGGCACCAACCAGAATATCGCCATCCGCGCCATTGCCGAGGTCAACACCCCCGAGGCGTTCGAGAACATCGTCATCAAGGGGACCACCCGTCTGGGCGATGTGGCGAGCGTGGTGTTCGCACCGGCAGCGGCCAATTCGGGCCTGCGCAGCGACGGCAAATCGGGCATCGGGCTCGGCATCGTGCGGCAGGCCCAATCCAACACCATGCAGATCTCCGATGGAGTGAAGGCGGCGGTCGCTGAACTGAAGACCACCCTGCCCCCCGGCGTCGACATCAAGATCTCGTCCGACGAGTCGGTGTTCATCGCCGGCGCCGTGCACGAGGTCGAGCGTTCGCTGCTGATCGCCGTGGTCGGCGTCATCGTCATCATCTTCCTGTTCCTGCTCGATTGGCGCGCCACCATCATCCCCGCCGTCACCATGCCGGTGGCGCTGATTGGCACCGTAGCCGGAATCTATGCGTTCGGTTTCTCGCTCAACATCCTGACTTTGCTGGCACTTGTGATTGCCACCGGCCTCGTGGTCGACGATGCCATCGTGGTGCTCGAGAACATCACCCGACGGCGCGGCATGGGGCTCGGACCGCGCGCCGCCGCAGTGCTGGGCACCCAGGAGGTGTTCTTCGCGGTGATCGCCACGACGCTGACGCTGGCCGCGGTGTTCATCCCGATCTCGTTCCTGCCCGGCCAGACCGGGCTGTTGTTCCGCGAGTTCGGCTTCACTCTCGCCATCTCGGTCGGGCTGTCGGCGGTGGTCGCGCTGTCGCTGGCCCCGATGATGGCCTCGCGCATGCTGAAGCCGCATGTCGAGCGACCGCCCAACCTGCTCGAGCGCTTCGGCGGCGTGCTGGCCGGGCTCTACCGGCGCACCCTCAGGCTGGCGCTCGACAACCCGCTGGTGGTGATCGTCATCGCGGTACTGTTCGCCGGCGCCGCCTGGGCGGTGTTCGGCACGCTGAAGCAGGAGCTGACCCCGCCCGAGGACAGGGCGCAGGTCGCCATCAACGTCAGCGCCCCGGCGACGGTGAGCCTCGATTTCACCCGCACCCAGATGCAGAAGATCGAGGACATGCTGCAGCCCTATAAGCAGAGCGGCGAGGCGACGAGCATCTTCTCGATCTCGGGCTTCGGCTCGAACACCAATTCGGGCTTCATCATCATGACGCTGGCCGATTGGGAGCACCGCACCCGCACCCAGCAGCAGATCGCCGCCGAGATCACCCAGCAACTGGTGCGGGTGCCGGGCGTCCGTGCCACTATCCGCCAGGGCAACAGCCTGGGGGTACGCGGCGGCGGCTCCGGCCTGCAGTTCGCGCTGCTCGGCGACAATTATGCGACACTCTCGGACGCCGCCAACAAGGTGAAGGCGGAGCTGGAAAAGGACGAGAAATGGGGCCGCGTCTCGGTCAACTACGAGACCACGCAGCCGCAGATGACGCTGACCATCGACCGCGAGAAAGCGGCGCAACTGGGCATCGACATCAACGGCCTCGGCACCACCATGCAGGCGATGATCGATGGCTCCGACGTCGGCACCGTGTTCATCAACGACCAGAGCTATTCGGTCCGCATGACCTCGACCTCCAGCCCCGTGAACGACCCCGGCGATCTCGAGTCGATCTTCGTCAAGACCAGCGATGGCCGCTACGTGCCGATGTCGACCATCGCCTCGCTCACCGAAGCGCCGATCGCACCCTCGCTCGGTCGCGAGCAGCAGCGCCGGGCAGTGACCGTCACTGCGGCGCTGACCGACGGCTTCGCCCTGGGCGACGCCTATACCCAGGCCGTCGCCATCGCCCAGCCGCTGCTGCCCGAAGGTGCAACCATCGTGCCGATGGCCGAGGCCAAGACCCTGGGCGAAAGCAATAACGGCCTGCTCATCACCTTCGGCTTCGCGCTGATCGTCATCCTCCTGGTGCTGGCGGCGCAGTTCGAAAGCATCTGGAGCGCCATCATCGTCATGGCGACAGTGCCGTTCGGCCTCGCCTGCGCGGTGTTCGCCATGCTGCTGACCGGGGTGACGCTCAACGTCTACAGCCAGATCGGCCTGGTGCTCGTGGTCGGCATCATGGCCAAAAATGGCATCCTGATCGTCGAGTTCGCCAACCAGTTGCGCGACCGTGGCCAATCGGTGCGTGAGGCGGTGGAAAACTCCGCCAACATCCGGCTGCGGCCGGTGGTGATGACGATGATCGCCACCGTGCTGGGCGGCGTGCCGCTGATCGTTGCCGGCGGCGCCGGCTCGGAGGCCCGCGCGGCGCTCGGCTGGATCATGGTAGGCGGGCTCAGCCTCGCGGCGGTGGCCACGCTCTACCTGACGCCGGTCGCCTACCTGCTGCTGGCACGGTTCAGCAAACCCAAGGCATTTGAGGAAGAGCGGCTGCGGCGGGAACTGGAGGCGGCCGACGCCGCCGAGACCGATGCCTACCCTGCCCCGGCTGAGTAG
- the urtA gene encoding urea ABC transporter substrate-binding protein produces MTAGALAPVLTATAAYAQDTIKVGVLHSLSGTMAISETTLKDTMLFLIDEQNKKGGVLGKKLEAVVVDPASDWPLFAEKARELIAVNGVAAVFGCWTSSSRKSVLPVFKELNSILFYPVQYEGEESEKNVIYTGAAPNQQAIPAVDYLMSEEGGSVKRWVLEATDYVYPRTTNKILEQYLKDKGVAPEDIKINYTPFGFSDWQTEVAAIKEFGSAGKKTAVVSTINGDANVPFYKELANQGVSAEDIPVVAFSVGEEELAGMDTSALVGHLAAWNYFQSVDTPANAEFIKNWHAFIGNDKRTTNDPMEAAYLGFNLWVQAVEKAGTTDTDAVLKAIVGLEVPNLTGGTAKVLPNHHLTKPVLIGEIQADGQFETVWQTDGDVPGDAWSDVLPEDKGIEADWTDPLTGCGRFNTATNTCEAAPAAM; encoded by the coding sequence ATGACTGCCGGGGCGCTGGCGCCCGTACTGACTGCAACCGCTGCGTATGCCCAGGACACCATCAAGGTGGGCGTACTCCACTCGCTGTCGGGGACCATGGCGATCTCGGAGACGACGCTCAAGGACACCATGCTCTTCCTCATCGATGAGCAGAACAAGAAGGGCGGCGTGCTGGGCAAGAAGCTCGAGGCCGTGGTGGTCGATCCGGCCTCGGACTGGCCGCTGTTCGCCGAGAAGGCCCGCGAGCTGATCGCCGTCAACGGCGTTGCCGCGGTGTTCGGCTGCTGGACGTCGTCGTCGCGCAAGTCGGTGCTGCCGGTCTTCAAGGAGCTGAACTCGATCCTCTTCTACCCCGTGCAGTACGAGGGCGAGGAATCCGAGAAGAACGTGATTTACACCGGCGCGGCGCCGAACCAGCAGGCCATTCCCGCCGTCGACTACCTGATGAGCGAAGAAGGCGGTTCGGTGAAGCGCTGGGTGCTCGAAGCGACCGACTACGTCTACCCGCGCACCACCAACAAGATCCTTGAGCAATATCTCAAGGACAAGGGCGTCGCGCCCGAAGACATCAAGATCAACTATACTCCGTTTGGCTTCTCCGACTGGCAGACCGAAGTCGCGGCCATCAAGGAATTCGGCTCGGCCGGCAAGAAGACGGCAGTCGTCTCGACCATCAACGGCGACGCCAACGTGCCGTTCTACAAGGAGCTCGCCAACCAGGGCGTCAGCGCCGAGGACATCCCGGTGGTCGCCTTCTCGGTCGGTGAAGAAGAACTCGCCGGCATGGACACCTCGGCGCTGGTCGGGCACCTCGCCGCCTGGAACTACTTCCAGTCCGTCGACACCCCCGCCAATGCCGAGTTCATCAAGAACTGGCATGCCTTCATTGGCAACGACAAGCGCACCACCAACGATCCGATGGAAGCGGCCTATCTGGGCTTCAACCTCTGGGTCCAGGCGGTCGAGAAGGCCGGCACCACAGACACCGACGCGGTGCTCAAGGCCATTGTCGGGCTCGAAGTGCCCAATCTCACCGGCGGCACGGCGAAAGTCCTGCCCAACCACCACCTGACCAAGCCGGTGCTGATCGGCGAGATCCAGGCCGACGGCCAGTTCGAGACGGTCTGGCAGACCGACGGCGACGTGCCGGGCGACGCCTGGTCGGACGTGCTCCCCGAAGACAAGGGCATCGAGGCCGACTGGACCGATCCGCTGACCGGCTGCGGCCGCTTCAACACCGCGACCAATACCTGCGAAGCCGCCCCGGCGGCGATGTAG
- the urtB gene encoding urea ABC transporter permease subunit UrtB, whose amino-acid sequence MATRILTLIAFLLAVAFAPLPAAAQDDLAAQINALGPGSFADRNKAMDVLVATGDERVPPVLQALSDGNLYVRASDGKVVIASKAGGELALTDPVDGTDLGTLPSSELEKIKTNNGLRGKIRTAIGKLTLLSPDQPVRLAAAQSVLKNADPAMLELLDQAIAAETDAGIKSTMELARSVIVLKTDASVEDKRAAIDLVVAQNNRAAQTVLRNTLDTAPDELKPAIAAGIDSIGRTLAVWDVGQNLLYGISLSSVLLLAAIGLAITFGVMGVINMAHGEMVMLGAYTTYVTQLVIQSVAPGLMDYSLAFAVPAAFLITALIGIGIERGIIRWLYGRPLETLLATWGLSLVLQQLVRTIFGPTNKLVQPPTWMSGTFELWNLSFTWNRLWIIVFAIAVFVALQIILNRTPLGLQMRAVTQNRRMASAMGIRTPFVDAMTFGLGSGIAGMAGVALSQIDNVSPNLGQGYIIDSFMVVVFGGVGNLWGTLIGAVSLGVANKFLEPYAGAVLAKIAILILIILFIQRRPRGLFALKGRAVES is encoded by the coding sequence ATGGCCACCCGAATTCTCACTCTAATTGCCTTCCTGCTCGCTGTGGCTTTCGCCCCCCTGCCCGCCGCGGCGCAGGATGATCTTGCCGCGCAGATCAACGCGCTCGGTCCCGGCAGCTTCGCCGATCGTAACAAGGCCATGGATGTCCTCGTCGCCACCGGCGACGAGCGTGTGCCGCCGGTGCTGCAGGCGCTGAGCGACGGCAACCTTTACGTCCGCGCTTCCGACGGCAAAGTGGTGATCGCCAGCAAGGCTGGCGGCGAACTGGCGCTGACCGATCCGGTCGATGGCACGGATCTGGGCACGCTGCCGAGCAGCGAGCTCGAAAAGATCAAGACCAACAACGGGCTCCGCGGCAAGATTCGCACTGCCATCGGCAAGCTGACACTGCTGAGCCCGGATCAGCCGGTGCGCCTCGCCGCGGCGCAAAGCGTCCTCAAGAATGCCGATCCTGCGATGCTCGAGTTGCTCGACCAGGCCATCGCCGCCGAGACCGACGCCGGCATCAAGTCCACCATGGAACTGGCCCGCTCGGTGATCGTGCTGAAGACCGATGCTTCGGTGGAAGACAAGCGCGCCGCGATCGACCTGGTCGTCGCCCAGAACAACCGCGCCGCCCAGACGGTGCTGCGCAATACCCTCGATACCGCGCCCGACGAGCTGAAGCCTGCCATCGCCGCCGGCATCGATTCGATCGGACGGACGCTCGCGGTCTGGGATGTCGGGCAGAACCTGCTCTACGGCATCTCGCTGAGCTCGGTCCTGCTGCTCGCCGCCATCGGCCTCGCCATCACCTTCGGGGTGATGGGCGTCATCAACATGGCGCATGGCGAGATGGTGATGCTGGGCGCCTACACTACCTATGTCACCCAGCTGGTGATCCAGTCGGTGGCGCCGGGGCTGATGGACTATTCCCTCGCCTTCGCGGTGCCCGCCGCCTTCCTCATCACCGCCTTGATCGGCATCGGCATCGAGCGCGGCATCATCCGCTGGCTCTATGGACGCCCCCTCGAAACCCTGCTGGCCACCTGGGGCCTGTCGCTGGTGCTGCAGCAACTGGTGCGCACCATTTTCGGGCCCACCAACAAGCTGGTGCAGCCGCCGACCTGGATGAGCGGCACATTCGAACTGTGGAATCTCAGCTTCACCTGGAACCGGCTGTGGATCATCGTCTTCGCCATCGCCGTCTTCGTCGCCCTGCAGATCATCCTCAACCGCACGCCGCTCGGCCTGCAGATGCGCGCCGTGACGCAGAACCGGCGCATGGCCTCCGCCATGGGCATCCGCACCCCGTTCGTCGATGCCATGACCTTCGGGCTCGGCTCAGGCATCGCCGGGATGGCCGGCGTGGCGCTGAGTCAGATCGACAACGTCTCGCCCAATCTCGGCCAAGGCTACATCATCGACAGCTTCATGGTGGTGGTGTTCGGCGGCGTGGGGAACCTTTGGGGCACGCTGATCGGCGCGGTATCGCTGGGCGTCGCCAATAAGTTCCTCGAGCCCTATGCCGGAGCGGTGCTGGCCAAGATCGCCATCCTGATCCTCATCATCCTGTTCATCCAGCGGCGCCCACGCGGGCTGTTCGCCCTCAAGGGCCGGGCGGTGGAGTCGTGA
- the urtC gene encoding urea ABC transporter permease subunit UrtC, with the protein MITQLLFRALDRKAIWLVVALVVIAIAIPVANLAIPEGNPLHLPNYMVPLLGKYLNYALLALALDLVWGYCGILSLGHAAFFALGAYAMGMYLMRQIGARGVYANPVLPDFMVFLNYKELPWFWNGFDLWWFAFLMVLFVPGLLAFAFGWFAFRSRVTGVYLSIITQAMTYALLLAFFRNDLGLGGNNGLTDFKDILGFNVQAATTRAGLFAASALALAFAVIICSAIVNSKLGKVMVAVRDAESRTRFLGWRPENVKLFAFVVSAVLAGIAGALYTPQVGIINPGEFDPANSIEAVIWVAVGGRGTLIGPIIGAVLVNAGKSVFTGAFPDFWLYCLGGLFIFVTLFMPRGIVGLFQKWRPRKGKEASSAAEAGEDPATLPQQKSMPEPAE; encoded by the coding sequence TTGATCACCCAACTCCTGTTCCGCGCCCTCGACAGAAAGGCCATCTGGCTGGTTGTCGCGCTGGTCGTCATCGCCATCGCCATTCCGGTCGCCAATCTTGCGATCCCGGAAGGCAACCCGCTGCATCTGCCCAACTACATGGTGCCGCTGCTCGGCAAGTACCTGAACTATGCACTGCTGGCGCTCGCCCTCGACCTGGTCTGGGGCTATTGCGGCATCCTCTCGCTGGGCCACGCCGCCTTCTTCGCGCTCGGCGCCTATGCCATGGGCATGTACCTGATGCGCCAGATCGGAGCCCGCGGCGTCTATGCCAATCCGGTGCTGCCCGACTTCATGGTGTTCCTCAACTACAAGGAGCTGCCCTGGTTCTGGAACGGCTTCGACCTCTGGTGGTTCGCCTTCCTGATGGTGCTGTTCGTGCCGGGGCTCCTCGCCTTCGCCTTCGGCTGGTTCGCCTTCAGAAGTCGCGTCACCGGCGTCTATCTCTCGATCATCACCCAGGCGATGACCTATGCCCTGCTGCTCGCCTTCTTCCGCAACGATCTCGGGCTCGGCGGCAATAACGGGCTGACCGACTTCAAGGACATTCTCGGCTTCAACGTGCAGGCCGCCACCACCCGCGCCGGGCTGTTCGCTGCATCGGCGCTGGCGCTGGCGTTCGCGGTGATCATCTGTTCGGCCATCGTCAATTCCAAACTCGGCAAGGTCATGGTCGCGGTGCGCGATGCCGAGAGCCGCACCCGCTTCCTCGGCTGGCGGCCTGAGAACGTCAAACTCTTCGCCTTCGTGGTGTCTGCGGTGCTGGCCGGCATCGCCGGGGCGCTCTACACCCCGCAGGTCGGTATCATCAACCCGGGCGAGTTCGACCCGGCCAACTCGATCGAAGCGGTGATCTGGGTCGCTGTCGGCGGCCGCGGCACGCTGATCGGCCCGATCATTGGCGCGGTGCTGGTCAATGCCGGCAAGTCGGTGTTTACCGGCGCCTTCCCCGATTTCTGGCTCTATTGCCTGGGCGGGCTGTTCATCTTCGTCACCCTGTTCATGCCCAGGGGCATTGTCGGGCTGTTCCAGAAGTGGCGTCCGCGCAAGGGCAAGGAAGCAAGCTCGGCCGCCGAGGCCGGAGAGGATCCCGCTACGCTGCCGCAACAGAAATCGATGCCGGAGCCCGCCGAATGA
- the urtD gene encoding urea ABC transporter ATP-binding protein UrtD produces the protein MTDKSGTMLYLNGVSVSFDGFKALNALSIIVHPGEMLAIIGPNGAGKTTMMDIITGKTRPDDGEVYFDGRTDLTRLDEAQIANLGIGRKFQKPTVFESHTIWDNLVLALKKPRGVFAALLYRPSAEDEARIEEILDTVRLTARKHELAADLSHGQKQWLEIGMLLAQDPKLLLVDEPVAGMTDAETVETAKLLKEIAKTRSVVVVEHDMSFVRELGTRVTCLAEGSVLAEGTLDQVSANPIVIERYLGR, from the coding sequence ATGACCGACAAATCCGGCACCATGCTCTATCTCAACGGCGTCTCAGTTTCCTTCGACGGCTTCAAGGCGCTGAACGCCCTCTCGATCATCGTCCATCCGGGCGAGATGCTGGCGATCATCGGCCCCAACGGCGCCGGCAAGACCACCATGATGGACATCATCACCGGCAAGACCCGCCCCGACGACGGCGAGGTCTATTTCGACGGCCGCACCGACCTCACCAGGCTCGATGAAGCCCAGATCGCCAATCTGGGCATCGGCCGCAAGTTCCAGAAGCCGACCGTTTTCGAGAGCCACACCATCTGGGACAACCTGGTGCTGGCGCTGAAGAAGCCGCGCGGGGTGTTCGCCGCCCTGCTCTACCGCCCGAGTGCTGAGGACGAGGCACGGATCGAGGAAATCCTCGACACCGTTCGCCTCACGGCCCGAAAGCACGAGCTTGCCGCCGACCTGAGCCACGGCCAGAAGCAGTGGTTGGAGATCGGCATGCTGCTGGCTCAGGACCCCAAACTGCTGCTGGTCGACGAGCCGGTCGCCGGCATGACCGACGCCGAAACCGTCGAGACGGCAAAGCTGCTCAAGGAGATCGCCAAAACCCGCTCGGTGGTGGTGGTCGAGCACGACATGAGCTTCGTGCGCGAACTGGGCACCCGCGTCACCTGCCTCGCCGAGGGCTCGGTGCTGGCCGAGGGAACGCTCGACCAGGTCAGCGCCAACCCGATCGTCATCGAGCGCTATCTCGGCCGATGA
- the urtE gene encoding urea ABC transporter ATP-binding subunit UrtE: MTTALSIRDVGLHYGAAQALRGVSIEAKPGRITAVLGRNGVGKSSTLRAVTGINNVSSGEIVFNDEVLKKAPPYKRARLGIGYVPQGREVFPLLTVKENLETGYAPLKAAERNVPDYIYELFPILKSMLGRRGGDLSGGQQQQLAIGRALVTRPKVLVLDEPTEGIQPSIIKDIGRALQFLRDQKGMTILLVEQYLDFCREIADDIYIMDRGEIMHSGPAADLDLPEVRRHLMV, from the coding sequence ATGACCACCGCCCTCTCCATCCGCGACGTCGGCCTCCACTACGGGGCGGCGCAGGCGCTGCGCGGCGTTTCCATCGAGGCCAAACCCGGCAGGATCACCGCAGTGCTCGGCCGCAACGGCGTCGGCAAGTCCTCGACGCTGCGTGCCGTCACCGGCATCAACAATGTCTCGTCGGGCGAGATCGTCTTCAACGACGAGGTGCTCAAGAAGGCGCCACCCTACAAGCGGGCCCGGCTCGGCATCGGCTACGTGCCGCAGGGCCGCGAGGTGTTCCCGTTGCTGACCGTGAAGGAGAACCTCGAGACCGGCTATGCGCCGCTGAAAGCGGCCGAGCGAAACGTCCCCGACTACATCTACGAGCTGTTTCCGATCCTCAAATCGATGCTCGGCCGCCGTGGCGGCGACTTGTCAGGTGGCCAGCAGCAGCAGCTCGCCATCGGCCGCGCCCTGGTGACGCGGCCCAAGGTGCTGGTGCTGGACGAGCCGACCGAGGGCATCCAGCCTTCGATCATCAAGGATATCGGCCGGGCGCTGCAGTTCCTGCGCGACCAGAAGGGCATGACCATTCTCCTGGTCGAACAGTATCTGGACTTCTGCCGCGAGATCGCCGACGACATCTACATCATGGATCGCGGTGAAATCATGCATTCCGGCCCGGCCGCCGACCTCGACCTGCCCGAGGTCCGCCGGCATTTGATGGTGTGA
- a CDS encoding urease accessory protein UreD — MSAIQALPRHQRARGTGRIATQVLDGRTRLTTLFQEGCAKIRLPHTHDASLQAVLINTAGGLTGGDDVTWHATAAPGARMVLTTQACERVYRSLGDDARVATRLEVGPGAHLDWLPQETILYEGGRLHRSLDVDLAPDASFFAIEAIMLGREAMGETARGASLTDTWRIRRGGRLLHAEATRLSADPLERDALSLLAGAGAFATLLYVGADAERRLDPVRALCTDNSAASVIGERLIVRAMASSGLALRRIITPIIAKLSGAGTLPRLWHL; from the coding sequence ATGAGCGCGATCCAGGCCCTCCCCCGCCATCAGCGCGCTCGCGGTACAGGCCGCATCGCCACCCAGGTGCTCGACGGGCGGACCCGGTTGACCACCCTGTTCCAGGAAGGCTGCGCCAAGATCCGGCTGCCGCATACGCATGATGCGAGCTTGCAGGCGGTGCTGATCAATACGGCGGGCGGGCTGACCGGTGGCGATGACGTGACCTGGCACGCGACGGCGGCGCCGGGCGCCCGGATGGTGCTCACCACCCAGGCCTGCGAGCGCGTCTATCGTTCGCTGGGCGACGATGCGCGCGTCGCCACCCGGCTCGAGGTCGGCCCCGGCGCGCATCTCGATTGGCTCCCGCAGGAGACCATTCTCTACGAAGGTGGCCGGCTCCACCGCAGCCTGGACGTGGACCTGGCGCCCGATGCCAGTTTTTTCGCCATCGAGGCGATCATGCTCGGTCGTGAGGCGATGGGAGAAACTGCCCGTGGTGCGTCTCTCACCGACACCTGGCGCATCCGTCGCGGTGGCCGGCTGCTCCATGCGGAGGCGACACGGCTGAGCGCCGATCCGCTCGAGCGCGATGCCCTGTCGTTATTGGCGGGCGCCGGCGCTTTCGCCACCCTGCTCTATGTCGGCGCCGACGCGGAACGAAGACTCGATCCGGTCCGTGCCCTGTGCACGGACAACTCCGCCGCCAGCGTCATCGGCGAGCGCCTGATTGTCCGCGCCATGGCCTCATCCGGGCTTGCGCTACGCCGCATCATCACGCCAATAATCGCAAAGCTCTCCGGCGCCGGCACCCTGCCCCGCCTCTGGCATCTCTAG
- a CDS encoding urease subunit gamma: MNLTPREKDRLLIAMAAIVARKRLERGVKLNHPEAIALITDYVVEGARDGRSVADLMEAGAHVVTRAHVMEGIAEMIHDVQIEATFPDGTKLVTVHEPIR, encoded by the coding sequence ATGAACCTGACGCCCCGCGAGAAAGATAGGCTGCTCATTGCCATGGCGGCGATCGTCGCCCGCAAGCGCCTCGAGCGCGGCGTGAAACTCAACCACCCCGAGGCCATCGCATTGATCACCGACTATGTGGTTGAAGGCGCCCGCGACGGCCGCTCGGTGGCCGACCTGATGGAGGCCGGCGCCCACGTGGTGACCCGCGCCCACGTGATGGAAGGCATTGCCGAAATGATCCACGACGTGCAGATCGAAGCCACGTTCCCCGACGGCACCAAGCTGGTGACCGTCCACGAACCGATCCGGTGA
- a CDS encoding urease subunit beta has protein sequence MPLIPGEVLTVPGDIELNAGAPQVTLEVANTGDRPIQVGSHYHFYETNAGLSFDREKARGMRLDIAAGTAVRFEPGQAREVRLVPFSGNRVVYGFQQKVMGKL, from the coding sequence ATGCCCCTCATCCCAGGCGAAGTCCTGACCGTCCCCGGCGACATCGAGCTAAATGCAGGCGCGCCGCAGGTGACCCTCGAAGTGGCCAATACCGGCGACCGCCCGATCCAGGTCGGCTCGCACTACCACTTTTACGAAACCAATGCCGGCCTCAGCTTCGACCGAGAAAAAGCCCGCGGCATGCGACTCGACATCGCTGCCGGTACTGCCGTGCGTTTCGAGCCGGGTCAGGCGCGCGAGGTTCGGTTGGTGCCGTTTTCGGGAAACCGCGTGGTTTATGGCTTCCAGCAGAAGGTAATGGGGAAGCTCTGA